One segment of Ipomoea triloba cultivar NCNSP0323 chromosome 12, ASM357664v1 DNA contains the following:
- the LOC115998404 gene encoding dof zinc finger protein DOF3.6-like, with the protein MVFSSVPVYLDPPNWPNQHGDGVDGSESSALLSAALVAQGQPQLQPPAAAGGGIRPGSMTERARLAKIPIPEAALKCPRCESTNTKFCYFNNYSLSQPRHFCKTCRRYWTRGGALRNVPVGGGCRRNKRSKGSRSKSPARAAADAPSSSSNNAHRHADIISAAPSHHLPPPPPQIPFLPPLTGFAPPDLGLNFGANEMEFPAGNNSGAGGINLSARFADLFRLQQGITQLPFLSGLDHPAGGMFQFETGIDQYVAGATDHLGAKPFETGGNLVNVKLEEHNNNNALNLSRNFLGMSGNDQFWSGNNGFAADLSGFASSTGRLL; encoded by the exons ATGGTTTTCTCTTCTGTTCCGGTCTATCTAGATCCTCCCAATTGGCCTAACCAG CATGGTGATGGGGTTGATGGGAGTGAGAGTTCGGCGCTACTTTCGGCGGCTTTGGTGGCGCAGGGGCAGCCGCAGCTGCAGCCGCCTGCGGCGGCTGGCGGCGGGATAAGGCCGGGATCGATGACGGAGAGGGCGAGGCTGGCTAAGATCCCTATCCCGGAGGCGGCGCTGAAGTGTCCGCGTTGCGAGTCGACTAACACCAAGTTTTGCTACTTCAACAATTACAGCTTGTCGCAGCCGCGCCATTTTTGCAAGACTTGCCGGAGATACTGGACCCGAGGCGGCGCGCTGAGGAACGTCCCAGTCGGCGGCGGCTGCCGCCGCAACAAGAGAAGCAAAGGGAGCCGATCCAAGTCCCCCGCCCGAGCCGCCGCCGACGCGCCCAGCTCCAGCTCCAACAACGCTCATCGCCACGCCGATATTATATCGGCGGCTCCGAGCCACCAtttgccgccgccgccgccgcagatACCGTTCCTCCCACCTCTCACCGGCTTCGCGCCGCCGGACCTCGGCTTAAATTTCGGCGCGAACGAAATGGAATTCCCGGCGGGAAACAACTCCGGCGCCGGCGGCATAAATTTATCCGCTCGGTTCGCCGATTTGTTCAGACTCCAACAAGGAATCACGCAACTCCCTTTCTTATCCGGCCTGGATCACCCCGCCGGCGGCATGTTCCAATTCGAAACCGGAATCGATCAATACGTCGCCGGAGCCACAGATCATCTCGGAGCAAAACCCTTCGAAACCGGCGGCAATCTGGTAAATGTGAAGCTAGAAGAACACAATAACAACAATGCCTTAAATTTATCAAGAAACTTTCTGGGAATGTCAGGAAATGATCAATTCTGGAGTGGCAATAATGGCTTCGCAGCAGATCTGTCTGGTTTTGCTTCTTCTACTGGCCGACTGTTGTGA